A single Lactuca sativa cultivar Salinas chromosome 8, Lsat_Salinas_v11, whole genome shotgun sequence DNA region contains:
- the LOC111888142 gene encoding isoleucine--tRNA ligase, chloroplastic/mitochondrial: MKDLGIPEEKTKPDLKRLLQLCDKNWELIEEKNYRAIADAIFDTQESEEVEHKKKLDVLHSLDQDARNGLTPIKLRAKSAKFAKATVKAQMASFKRFGVWADWDHPYLTLDPEYEAAQIEVFGQMVFKRYIYRRRKPVHWSPSSCTALAEAELEYPEVHVSKSMYAIFKLLTTPTKDGLLDEFPKLSLAIWTTTPWTIPANVAVAVNSKLQYAIVEVQSPSPDVTSSSEDGKKRIGSVLKGSKIPFFIVALDLLSTLESKWNVKLAVKKTVFGSDLENCRYAHPINGEECPVVIGGDYITTESGTGLVHTAPGHGQDDYIIGLKYNLPIISPVDDEGKFTKEAGIFKGLDVLGDGNAAVIDHLDQISSIIMVEPYKHKYPYDWRTKKPTIFRATAQWFASVEGFREAAMDAISQVVWTPSQVLKKVRFGLLQGVVMGMQIPTRFEFYFASISDLSSPLQRLKNPSLHFNPSQLPVTHLPTRFTFLLGLDFVDVIAKLIMFSFSFSIYRINDGFGENPVKQPFECDD, translated from the exons ATGAAAGATCTTGGAATTCCTGAAGAAAAAACAAAGCCAGACTTAAAGAGGCTTTTACAACTTTGTGATAAGAACTGGGAGCTTATTGAAGAAAAAAACTATAGAGCTATTGCTGATGCTATTTTTGATACCCAAGAGTCAGAG GAAGTAGAACACAAGAAAAAACTTGATG TATTGCACTCATTGGATCAAGATGCCAGAAACGGATTGACACCAATAAAATTAAGAGCAAAATCAGCTAAATTTGCTAAAGCAACAGTCAAGGCACAAATGGCATCATTCAAG AGATTTGGAGTATGGGCAGATTGGGATCATCCTTATCTCACTCTTGATCCAGAATATGAAGCTGCTCAG ATTGAAGTGTTTGggcaaatggttttcaaaaggtacATATACAGACGGAGAAAGCCAGTGCACTGGAGTCCTTCATCATGCACTGCTCTTGCAGAGGCTGAATTAGAG TATCCTGAAGTCCATGTTTCAAAGAGCATGTATGCAATTTTCAAATTACTAACTACTCCAACTAAAGATGGATTACTTGATGAATTTCCCAAATTGTCCCTTGCAATTTGGACCACAACTCCTTGGACTATTCCTGCAAATGTTG CTGTTGCAGTGAATTCCAAGCTCCAGTATGCCATTGTTGAAGTGCAATCACCTTCACCTGATGTTACTTCATCTTCTGAAGATGGAAAGAAGAGAATTGGTAGTGTTTTGAAAGGCTCTAAGATACCATTTTTCATTGTTGCACTTGACCTTTTGTCAACACTGGAATCCAAATGGAATGTGAAACTTGCTGTTAAGAAAACAGTTTTCGGTTCAGATCTTGAAAATTGCAG ATATGCACATCCAATAAATGGGGAAGAATGTCCAGTTGTGATTGGAGGAGATTACATCACAACAGAATCAGGAACAGGACTTGTCCATACTGCCCCTGGACATGGACAAGATGATTATATAATAGGATTAAAATACAATTTACCAATAATATCCCCAGTAGACGATGAAGGAAAATTCACTAAAGAAGCTGGAATCTTTAAAGGGCTTGATGTGTTAGGAGATGGGAATGCTGCTGTAATTGATCACTTGGATCAAATTTCATCAATTATCATGGTGGAACCTTACA AGCATAAGTATCCTTATGATTGGAGGACAAAAAAGCCTACGATTTTTAGGGCAACTGCACAATGGTTTGCATCTGTTGAAGGATTCAGAGAGGCTGCTATGGATGCCATTAGTCAAGTAGTATGGACTCCATCTCAGGTACTAAAAAAGGTTCG GTTTGGGCTGTTACAGGGGGTAGTGATGGGAATGCAAATACCAACTCGGTTTGAGTTCTATTTTGCATCCATCTCTGATTTGAGTTCACCTCTTCAACGACTGAAGAATCCATCTCTTCATTTTAATCCATCGCAGCTCCCTGTGACACACTTACCAACTCGGTTCACCTTTTTGCTTG GTTTAGATTTTGTTGATGTCATAGCTAAACTAATTATGTTCTCTTTCTCCTTCTCCATTTACAGAATCAATGATGGGTTTGGGGAAAACCCTGTGAAACAGCCATTTGAATGTGATGATTAG